AAACAATTATTTCTGCTTCTTTAGATGATGATTTAAAAATCTATGGAACTATTTTAGGTGATAAATTAAAACAATCTCAAAAAGTTTTAGGTCATTTAATGCCTTTTGCAATTAAGGGAAATTATGAGCGCTATTTAGCAGATGCCAATTTATTTATGGAGCACATGAGTATTGTTGTGTTAGGTTGGTTATGGTTAGAAATGGCTGTGGATGCTAAATCTAAACTTACTAAAGCTGATAAAAAATATTCAGAAACTTTTTATGAAAGTAAAATTCACACCATGAAATTCTACTTTAAATATGAAGTTCCGAAGACAAATTCGTTAGCAGAATCTTTAATGAACAATGAAGTTTTAACCATCAAAAAAGACAAAGAACTTATTTTATAATGAACATAAAAGAACAATTTAATTTAGAAGGAAAAGTTGCCATAATTACTGGTTCTAGCAAAGGAATTGGAAAAGCTATCGCAAAAGGTTTAGCAGAAAACGGAGCACAAGTTGTAATTTCTAGTAGAAGTCAAGAAGCTTCTGACGAAGTTGCCAAAGAATTTACAGCAGAAGGTTTAAAAGCAATCGGAATTGCTTGTCATGTTGGAAAAGAAGAGCAACGTAAAAATTTGGTAACTAAAACAATAGAAGCTTTTGGTAGCATTGATGTTTTAGTTAACAATGCAGCAATCAATCCAGTTTTTGGCCCAATAGAAGAAGTAAATCCTGCAATTTTTGATAAAATTATGGACATAAATGTAAAAGCACCTTGGTCTTTATCAAACTTGGTTTTACCACATTTTAAAGCGAATAAAAACGGAAGTATCATCAATATTGCTTCTGTAGAAGCATTAACGCCCGGTTTTGGATTGGGAATTTATTCCACAAGTAAAGCTGCTATTTTAATGCTGACAAAAAATCAAGCTAAAGAATGGGGACAATATGGAGTAAAAGCCAACGCAATTTGTCCAGGTTTAATTAAAACAAAATTCAGTGCTGCTTTGTGGCAAAATGAAAAAATACTAAGCAAAATTGAAAAATCGTTACCAAGTGCAAGAATGGGAATGCCAGAAGAAATGGTAGGTTTGGCTTGTTTATTAGCTTCGGATGCTGGAAATTATATGACTGGTGGAGTTTATACTGCTGATGGTGGTTTTATGATTACTGGGTAGTTTTTCAGTTTGCAGTTGCAGTTTTCAATCAGCAAAAAATTAAGTGAGATTT
The DNA window shown above is from Polaribacter sp. Hel_I_88 and carries:
- a CDS encoding SDR family NAD(P)-dependent oxidoreductase, giving the protein MNIKEQFNLEGKVAIITGSSKGIGKAIAKGLAENGAQVVISSRSQEASDEVAKEFTAEGLKAIGIACHVGKEEQRKNLVTKTIEAFGSIDVLVNNAAINPVFGPIEEVNPAIFDKIMDINVKAPWSLSNLVLPHFKANKNGSIINIASVEALTPGFGLGIYSTSKAAILMLTKNQAKEWGQYGVKANAICPGLIKTKFSAALWQNEKILSKIEKSLPSARMGMPEEMVGLACLLASDAGNYMTGGVYTADGGFMITG